In a genomic window of Cystobacter fuscus DSM 2262:
- the dacB gene encoding D-alanyl-D-alanine carboxypeptidase/D-alanyl-D-alanine endopeptidase — MQVPRARTLLAVTIAFFVAHPRVSAAADDKKRAEREALKASLLQVLQRDPLNASRVGVHMMSLDDGGVVFSHNADELLNPASNVKLVTSAAALSTLGPEFRFETEFLVETESDGLKAKTLYVRGKGDPSITTERLYGMVGDLFHTGLREVQDIVVDEAWFDDERTPPGYDQEDSDRAYMAPTGALSLNWNAVGVFLRPGERLGAKGVVEVEPPSDYFVVENTLTTGDRKARRFSVSSDAAGAQQKIIVRGQVPEAGGAMSVYKKIDNPPLYFGQTLKQMLVARGVKVKGKVKAGLTPQRAKLVFVAHSDTFDVVLKRLNKLSSNFIAETLLKTMGAEARGAPGSFAKGLDVVEDFLAREVGIPRGTYVMKNGSGLNDANRFSATQLDRILRYMYERFPLAPEYLSSLGIAGKDGTLRYRFDGTEAVGRLRAKTGTLENVSALSGYVQAAGGEKFIFSMMVNDYPGRSGPVVRGLDALGSAVASVGSTMGPGRAVAELASGEKSSSPMGEMSSRVKTYLALSSQHDPRNIGFLRTAWRSERDPAVRAVVAEGLYQSNPQDYLGVRTLLDSYSAGAEVYGRLRTVARELSVEVPGLGSLVELAASGNVEALSRVAELAGASAGDNLAEGEMAEGLGAIARSAPEDLVLALRAASDKDREAATTLLARGLVQTGEAEHPFWKALRKSLGASDPKVAEFSRSLEGLMSRKVAEAKAPRAEPPLGTPVLASPPVIGTGLSETRPGG; from the coding sequence GTGCAGGTCCCCCGAGCCAGAACCCTCTTGGCCGTGACGATTGCCTTTTTCGTCGCCCATCCGCGCGTGAGTGCCGCCGCGGATGACAAGAAGCGCGCCGAGCGCGAGGCCCTCAAGGCGTCGTTGTTGCAGGTGCTGCAGCGCGACCCCCTCAACGCCAGCCGTGTGGGCGTCCACATGATGAGCCTCGACGACGGCGGGGTGGTGTTCAGCCACAACGCGGACGAGCTGCTCAACCCCGCCTCCAACGTGAAGCTCGTCACCTCGGCGGCGGCGCTCTCCACGCTCGGGCCCGAGTTCCGTTTCGAGACCGAGTTCCTCGTGGAGACGGAGTCCGATGGCCTCAAGGCCAAGACGCTCTACGTGCGCGGCAAGGGCGACCCCTCCATCACCACCGAGCGGCTGTACGGCATGGTGGGCGACCTGTTCCACACGGGCCTGCGCGAGGTGCAGGACATCGTCGTGGACGAGGCGTGGTTCGACGACGAGCGCACCCCGCCGGGGTATGACCAGGAGGACTCGGACCGGGCCTACATGGCGCCCACGGGAGCGCTGAGCCTGAACTGGAACGCGGTGGGCGTCTTCCTGCGTCCCGGTGAGCGCCTGGGCGCCAAGGGCGTGGTGGAGGTCGAGCCGCCCAGCGACTACTTCGTGGTGGAGAACACGCTCACCACGGGCGACCGGAAGGCGCGTCGCTTCTCGGTGTCGTCGGACGCGGCGGGCGCGCAGCAGAAGATCATCGTGCGCGGCCAGGTGCCCGAGGCCGGCGGCGCCATGAGCGTGTACAAGAAGATCGACAACCCGCCGCTCTACTTCGGCCAGACGCTCAAGCAGATGCTGGTGGCGCGGGGCGTCAAGGTGAAGGGCAAGGTGAAGGCGGGGCTGACGCCGCAGCGCGCGAAGCTCGTGTTCGTGGCGCACTCGGACACCTTCGACGTCGTGCTCAAGCGGCTCAACAAGCTGTCGAGCAACTTCATCGCCGAGACGCTCCTCAAGACGATGGGCGCGGAGGCGCGGGGTGCTCCGGGCTCGTTCGCCAAGGGGCTGGACGTGGTGGAGGACTTCCTCGCGCGCGAGGTGGGCATCCCCCGCGGCACCTACGTGATGAAGAACGGCAGCGGGCTCAACGACGCCAACCGCTTCTCCGCCACGCAGCTCGACCGCATCCTCCGCTACATGTACGAGCGCTTCCCGCTCGCGCCCGAGTACCTGTCCTCGCTGGGCATCGCCGGCAAGGACGGCACGCTCCGCTACCGTTTCGACGGCACCGAGGCGGTGGGCCGGCTGCGCGCCAAGACGGGCACGCTGGAGAACGTGTCGGCGCTCAGCGGCTACGTGCAGGCGGCGGGCGGCGAGAAGTTCATCTTCTCCATGATGGTGAACGACTACCCGGGCCGCTCGGGCCCGGTGGTGCGGGGCCTGGACGCGCTGGGCTCGGCGGTGGCCTCGGTGGGCTCGACGATGGGCCCCGGGCGCGCGGTGGCCGAGCTCGCCAGCGGCGAGAAGTCCAGCAGCCCCATGGGCGAGATGAGCAGCCGGGTGAAGACGTACCTCGCGCTGAGCAGCCAGCATGACCCGCGCAACATCGGCTTCCTGCGCACGGCGTGGCGCAGCGAGCGAGACCCCGCGGTGCGCGCGGTGGTGGCCGAGGGCCTCTACCAGTCCAACCCCCAGGACTACCTCGGGGTGCGCACACTCCTGGACAGCTACTCGGCGGGCGCGGAGGTGTACGGCCGGCTGCGCACCGTGGCGCGGGAGCTGTCGGTGGAGGTGCCGGGCCTGGGCAGCCTCGTGGAGCTCGCCGCGAGCGGCAACGTCGAGGCGCTCTCGCGCGTCGCCGAGCTGGCCGGGGCCTCCGCGGGCGACAACCTCGCCGAGGGGGAGATGGCCGAGGGCCTGGGCGCCATCGCCCGCTCGGCGCCCGAGGATCTCGTGCTGGCGCTGCGCGCCGCGAGCGACAAGGATCGTGAGGCGGCCACCACGCTGCTCGCGCGGGGCCTCGTGCAGACGGGCGAGGCGGAGCACCCCTTCTGGAAGGCGCTGCGCAAGAGCCTGGGCGCGTCGGATCCGAAGGTGGCGGAGTTCTCCCGCTCGCTCGAGGGCCTGATGTCGCGCAAGGTCGCCGAGGCCAAGGCGCCCCGGGCCGAGCCGCCGCTGGGCACGCCCGTCCTGGCCTCTCCGCCCGTCATCGGTACGGGCCTCTCGGAGACCCGTCCCGGCGGGTGA
- a CDS encoding single-stranded DNA-binding protein, translated as MAGGVNKVILIGNLGADPEVRFTPGGQAVANFRIATSDNWTDKSGQKQERTEWHRIVVWGKLAELCGEYLKKGRQCYIEGRLQTREWTDKENRKNYTTEVVANAVTFLGGRDGAGMSGGGGGGGGGGRGGGYSQQRGGGGGQSQGGGYDDYGAPPMDEGGGPMGGGHGGDDDIPF; from the coding sequence ATGGCTGGAGGCGTCAACAAGGTCATCCTCATTGGCAACCTGGGGGCGGACCCGGAAGTGCGCTTCACCCCGGGCGGACAGGCGGTGGCCAACTTCCGCATCGCGACCAGCGACAACTGGACCGACAAGAGCGGCCAGAAGCAGGAGCGCACCGAGTGGCACCGCATCGTGGTGTGGGGAAAGCTCGCGGAGCTGTGCGGTGAGTATTTGAAGAAGGGCCGCCAGTGCTACATCGAGGGCCGTCTGCAGACGCGCGAGTGGACGGACAAGGAGAACCGCAAGAACTACACCACCGAGGTGGTGGCCAACGCGGTGACCTTCCTCGGCGGCCGTGACGGCGCGGGCATGAGCGGTGGGGGCGGCGGCGGTGGTGGCGGGGGCCGCGGTGGGGGCTACTCGCAGCAGCGCGGCGGTGGCGGCGGCCAGTCCCAGGGCGGCGGCTACGACGACTACGGCGCTCCTCCCATGGACGAGGGCGGTGGCCCCATGGGTGGCGGCCACGGCGGGGACGACGACATCCCGTTCTAG
- a CDS encoding Succinate dehydrogenase cytochrome b558 subunit: MSTQAAAADALPQKTPFIQSRLGSFLAVVPLSIWVVNHLWDNLAAFQGAQAWQSAVTEYKHPYSMIFTFIIVLLPLLIHTVWGVARLFSFRPNLGAYPNYGNLKYILQRAAAVGVLGFIGAHMWLAFLQPRLVHGAAEPFAAIAYEMHWHTPTIVVYVLGILGTAYHLANGLQGFAMGWGLLASERSMRRFEPWSIVIFLVLLAMGWGVLFAMYQAGGTQAVIDARNAIVQSQGDMH; this comes from the coding sequence ATGAGCACCCAAGCCGCTGCCGCCGACGCCCTCCCCCAGAAGACGCCCTTCATCCAGTCCCGTCTGGGCTCGTTCCTCGCCGTGGTGCCGCTGAGCATCTGGGTGGTGAACCACCTGTGGGACAACCTCGCCGCCTTCCAAGGCGCCCAGGCCTGGCAGTCCGCAGTGACCGAGTACAAGCACCCGTACTCGATGATCTTCACCTTCATCATCGTGCTGCTGCCCCTGCTCATCCACACCGTGTGGGGCGTGGCGCGGCTGTTCAGCTTCCGGCCCAACCTGGGCGCCTACCCCAACTACGGCAACCTCAAGTACATCCTCCAGCGCGCCGCGGCCGTGGGCGTGCTTGGCTTCATCGGGGCCCACATGTGGCTGGCCTTCCTCCAGCCGCGGCTGGTGCACGGCGCGGCCGAGCCCTTCGCCGCCATCGCCTACGAGATGCACTGGCACACGCCCACCATCGTCGTCTACGTGCTCGGCATCCTCGGCACCGCGTACCACCTGGCCAACGGCCTCCAGGGCTTCGCCATGGGCTGGGGCCTGCTGGCCAGTGAGCGCTCCATGCGCCGCTTCGAGCCGTGGTCCATCGTCATCTTCCTCGTGCTGCTCGCCATGGGCTGGGGCGTGCTCTTCGCCATGTACCAGGCCGGTGGCACCCAGGCCGTCATCGACGCGCGCAACGCCATCGTCCAGTCGCAGGGCGACATGCACTGA
- a CDS encoding Hsp33 family molecular chaperone HslO, producing MADELVSGLLKETDLRVVLVTTSDLARRARELHRSASASASLMAQALTAGALLGSLQKNDSRINLQVECDGPLRGLFVDGDGAGVVRGYAKNPLVSHVGAEGEYHWRPALGNKGFLSVLRDLGGGEQYRSAVELESFDLGRDLERYFRISDQLPTRVYLSVQPLSQGEQPEPLGLVAGMLLQPLPQGDMEAFRELGDRLARDFESAVRAHAALGTSVLLKALVSQPDLEVMSRYPVSFTCSCSKDRVKRALTTLGRAELEDILATEGKAEADCHFCTMHYVITGEEIRGLLGEMEASTS from the coding sequence ATGGCCGATGAACTCGTCAGTGGCTTGTTGAAGGAGACCGACCTGCGCGTGGTGCTCGTCACCACGAGCGACCTGGCCCGCCGGGCGCGCGAGCTGCACCGCTCGGCGTCGGCGTCGGCCTCGCTGATGGCGCAGGCCCTCACCGCCGGGGCCCTGCTCGGCTCGTTGCAGAAGAATGACTCACGCATCAACCTCCAGGTGGAGTGTGATGGCCCCTTGCGCGGCCTCTTCGTGGATGGGGATGGGGCGGGGGTGGTGCGGGGCTACGCCAAGAATCCCCTCGTGTCGCACGTGGGCGCCGAGGGCGAGTACCACTGGCGTCCGGCGCTCGGGAACAAGGGCTTCCTGTCCGTGCTGCGCGACCTGGGGGGCGGCGAGCAGTACCGCTCGGCGGTGGAGCTGGAGAGCTTCGACCTGGGGAGGGATCTGGAGCGCTACTTCCGCATCTCGGATCAGCTCCCCACACGTGTCTACCTCTCCGTGCAGCCGCTGTCCCAGGGCGAGCAGCCCGAGCCGCTGGGACTGGTGGCCGGCATGCTCTTGCAGCCGCTGCCGCAGGGGGACATGGAGGCCTTCCGGGAGCTGGGGGACCGGCTCGCCCGGGACTTCGAGTCCGCGGTGCGGGCGCACGCCGCCCTGGGCACGAGCGTGCTGCTCAAGGCGCTGGTGTCCCAGCCGGACCTGGAGGTGATGTCGCGCTACCCGGTGTCCTTCACGTGCAGTTGCAGCAAGGACCGGGTCAAGCGCGCGCTGACGACCCTGGGCCGGGCGGAGCTGGAGGACATCCTCGCCACGGAGGGCAAGGCCGAGGCGGACTGCCACTTCTGTACGATGCACTACGTCATCACCGGGGAGGAGATTCGCGGCCTGCTCGGGGAGATGGAGGCGTCCACGAGCTGA
- a CDS encoding phosphoribosyltransferase, translated as MATKRATPKVTKGKPSQKQVEKLVSIPPDVVLAPQVEAPRHATGRDQSRARTQVQELTWAQFDRAVQTLALAIRQSYSPAAVVGVAHGGVFVGGALSSALGAEFFPVRISRRSRDKGQAKPKLSGEMPRELKGKRVLIVDDVASSGDTLALAVALARKVGAREVNTAALVSRPDGFEPDFCALSTDALVVFPWDYEDVAEDGRFDVDPDKAGA; from the coding sequence GTGGCCACCAAGCGGGCAACACCCAAGGTCACCAAGGGCAAGCCCTCCCAGAAACAGGTGGAGAAACTCGTCTCCATTCCACCCGACGTGGTGCTCGCGCCCCAGGTGGAAGCCCCCCGTCATGCCACCGGACGCGACCAGTCGCGTGCCCGCACCCAGGTGCAGGAGCTGACGTGGGCGCAGTTCGATCGCGCCGTGCAGACGCTCGCGCTCGCCATCCGCCAGTCGTACTCGCCCGCGGCCGTGGTGGGCGTGGCGCATGGGGGCGTGTTCGTGGGCGGAGCACTGTCGAGCGCCCTGGGCGCCGAGTTCTTCCCGGTACGCATCAGCCGCCGCAGCCGGGACAAGGGCCAGGCCAAGCCGAAGCTGAGCGGGGAGATGCCTCGCGAACTCAAGGGCAAGCGGGTGCTCATCGTGGACGACGTGGCGTCCAGTGGTGACACGCTGGCGCTGGCCGTGGCGCTGGCGCGCAAGGTGGGCGCCCGGGAGGTGAACACCGCGGCGCTGGTGTCCCGGCCGGATGGCTTCGAGCCGGACTTCTGCGCGCTGTCCACCGACGCCCTGGTCGTCTTCCCGTGGGACTACGAGGACGTCGCCGAGGACGGGCGCTTCGACGTGGATCCGGACAAGGCGGGGGCGTGA
- the selB gene encoding selenocysteine-specific translation elongation factor: MIIGTAGHIDHGKTSLVKALTGIDTDRLKEEKRRGITLELGFAHLALGEGQVAGVVDVPGHERFVKAMAAGAGGVDLAVLVVAADEGVMPQTREHLDICRLLGVKAGVVALTKADLLPGLGAEWRALVDADVATLVAGTFLEGRPVVPVSSRTGEGLEALRAALVEVARDVPARGVDGPAFLPVDRAFSLKGFGTVVTGTLLSGAFAAEDAVSLLPGLAGPWRVRGVQRHGEGVPRVVAGQRAAVNLVGVEAEAIARGAVLVHAGEVSETSMLDVELSLLAAAPEALPRRRKLLVHLGTTQTEATVALLDLERLEPGETGLAQLRLAAPVAALPGQRFILRGSRALPGRGATLAGGRVLSISPPRRRKGGAGVVAPLLEADPGTQVAWLLRQAGYRGLTWKELFARSALASRVLSRALETLGARGTALLVDKERRLYLSGEVFEGMRARALALLDAFHEREPLREGLSREELRQRLSGELEARVFSRLVQTLVEAGNVEVERETVRRVGRGRTLSLDEDAARTRLVADLGAAGLAPPTLNELAERLRLPVPRVRELLRVAVAEGRVVGVSEELYFDVGALAGLKERLVAYLRDKSEISTQAFKELVGQSRKFVIPLSEYFDREKVTLRVGEKRVLRRA, encoded by the coding sequence ATGATCATCGGCACCGCGGGGCACATCGATCACGGCAAGACGTCCCTGGTCAAGGCGCTCACCGGGATCGACACGGATCGGCTGAAGGAGGAGAAGCGCCGGGGCATCACCCTGGAGCTGGGCTTCGCGCACCTGGCGCTCGGCGAGGGGCAGGTGGCGGGCGTGGTGGACGTGCCCGGCCATGAGCGCTTCGTGAAGGCGATGGCGGCGGGGGCCGGCGGGGTGGATCTGGCGGTGCTGGTGGTGGCGGCGGACGAGGGGGTGATGCCCCAGACGCGCGAGCACCTGGACATCTGCCGGCTGCTGGGCGTGAAGGCCGGCGTGGTGGCGCTCACCAAGGCGGACCTGCTTCCGGGGCTGGGCGCGGAGTGGCGCGCGCTGGTGGACGCGGACGTGGCCACGCTGGTGGCGGGCACCTTCCTCGAGGGCCGTCCCGTGGTGCCCGTCTCCTCGCGCACGGGCGAGGGGCTCGAGGCACTGCGGGCCGCGCTCGTCGAGGTCGCCCGGGACGTGCCCGCGCGCGGCGTGGACGGCCCCGCCTTCCTGCCGGTGGATCGGGCCTTCAGTCTGAAGGGCTTTGGCACGGTGGTGACGGGCACGCTCTTGTCGGGGGCCTTCGCGGCGGAGGACGCGGTTTCCCTGCTGCCGGGCCTCGCCGGACCCTGGCGCGTGCGCGGGGTGCAGCGGCATGGCGAGGGCGTGCCGCGGGTGGTGGCCGGGCAGCGGGCGGCGGTGAACCTGGTGGGCGTGGAGGCCGAGGCCATCGCGCGCGGCGCGGTGTTGGTGCACGCGGGCGAGGTGTCCGAGACGTCCATGTTGGACGTGGAGCTGAGCCTGTTGGCCGCGGCGCCCGAGGCGCTGCCCCGGCGCCGCAAGCTCCTCGTGCACCTGGGCACGACGCAGACGGAGGCCACGGTGGCGCTGTTGGACCTGGAGCGGTTGGAGCCGGGGGAGACGGGGCTCGCGCAGCTGCGGCTGGCGGCACCCGTGGCGGCGCTGCCCGGTCAGCGCTTCATCCTCCGGGGCTCGCGCGCGCTGCCGGGCCGGGGCGCCACGCTGGCCGGGGGGCGGGTGCTGTCCATCTCGCCTCCGCGTCGGCGCAAGGGCGGGGCCGGGGTGGTGGCTCCCCTGCTGGAGGCGGATCCGGGCACCCAGGTGGCATGGCTCTTGAGACAGGCGGGCTACCGGGGCCTCACCTGGAAGGAACTCTTCGCCCGCTCCGCCCTGGCGTCCCGGGTGCTGTCGCGGGCGCTGGAGACGCTCGGCGCGCGGGGCACGGCGCTGCTGGTGGACAAGGAGCGGCGGCTCTACCTTTCGGGCGAGGTGTTCGAGGGGATGCGGGCGCGGGCCCTGGCGCTGCTCGACGCCTTCCATGAGCGCGAGCCCTTGCGCGAGGGGCTGTCGAGGGAAGAGCTGCGCCAGCGCCTGTCGGGCGAGCTCGAGGCCCGGGTGTTCTCCCGGTTGGTGCAGACGTTGGTGGAGGCGGGCAATGTGGAGGTGGAGCGCGAGACGGTGAGGCGGGTGGGGCGGGGCCGCACGTTGTCCTTGGATGAGGACGCGGCGCGCACGCGACTGGTGGCGGACCTGGGGGCGGCGGGGCTCGCTCCGCCCACGCTCAACGAGCTGGCCGAGCGGCTGCGCCTGCCCGTGCCCCGGGTGAGGGAGTTGCTGCGGGTGGCGGTGGCGGAGGGCCGGGTGGTGGGGGTGAGCGAGGAGCTCTATTTCGACGTGGGCGCGCTGGCCGGTCTCAAGGAGAGGCTCGTTGCCTACCTGCGCGACAAGAGCGAGATTTCCACCCAGGCGTTCAAGGAGTTGGTGGGGCAGAGCCGGAAGTTCGTCATTCCCCTCTCGGAGTACTTCGACCGCGAGAAGGTCACGCTCCGTGTCGGAGAGAAACGGGTGCTGCGGCGCGCATGA
- a CDS encoding ATP-binding protein has translation MTRNLYNEASLRSLIDNFTNPISVVQEGRIRMANDAYLSMHGLSREQVEGRSFFDFLHPEDLARLRTRYRLREQGMLAESDPRRYVLPARPGVGPRELAVHVQEVELEGSGFALLCNHLVLGDRPNELEMAERLVETSAKLVAARSEEAVRRIALEGFQGVGLSARFLVREGERFSPFEGLEEALAQRALSEGRPVFGHFETESTAVYLALGTPSSEVLWVVGSQVRPSYGPVLELFAKVVGAALLDARLLADVERSRWELSSVAEVARFVALPEPPSPEDFLARLSLLVGAEAVVLYGADSPEGPFGLVAQVGLEPALVEALPMPRGEWLSTEMSARDVVLSSEAEEREWSARSAGRLVRSAAVPLLLGGQPGGLLQVLRGANPPFSAEEQRLLGTLAELLMMLLEQRRLRAESARQLTDSRLLLDLARTTAATLEVASILDVASDFLVKLLDVSNCFILLHDEQAGVLRGAAASVTHRDFFRGLVVPVDDPESLAARVARERRSISVPDLSKVGAIGRRSLVQQLGQKAMLALPLTSREQLIGVVLLDDIRRPRLFPTAFIELAEATCGQIALAITNARLYESLWASYAELAAARAEMVKRERLAALGELSAIVAHEVRNPLGAIFNAVASLRHLLKPDGDTAMLLDILAEESDRLDRMVSDLLDYTRPREPMRQLEDVSRMLQDAVEAAWKQQGSPSHITPTIEVEPQLPRVPLDRRHIRQVLINMLVNAMQAMPQGGGVRVLARRELHEDRELLRIDVVDQGCGIPTELIHRVFEPFFTTKAQGTGLGLAVVKRIIEEHHGELSLESTLGRGTTFSIRLPLNQPTSPP, from the coding sequence ATGACGAGGAATCTCTACAACGAGGCGAGCCTGCGCAGCCTCATCGACAACTTCACCAATCCCATCTCCGTGGTCCAGGAGGGGCGGATCCGGATGGCCAACGACGCCTACCTGTCGATGCACGGGTTGTCGCGCGAGCAGGTCGAGGGCCGCTCCTTCTTCGACTTCCTCCACCCGGAGGACCTGGCGAGGCTGCGCACGCGCTACCGCCTGCGGGAGCAGGGGATGCTGGCGGAGAGCGATCCCCGACGCTACGTGCTCCCGGCGCGTCCGGGCGTGGGGCCGCGGGAGCTGGCGGTGCACGTGCAGGAGGTGGAGCTGGAGGGCAGTGGCTTCGCGCTGCTGTGCAACCACCTGGTGCTGGGCGACCGCCCGAACGAGCTGGAGATGGCCGAGCGCCTGGTGGAGACGTCCGCGAAGCTCGTCGCGGCGCGCTCCGAGGAGGCGGTGCGGCGCATCGCCCTGGAGGGCTTCCAGGGGGTGGGGCTCTCCGCGCGCTTCCTGGTGCGGGAGGGGGAGCGCTTCAGTCCCTTCGAGGGCCTCGAGGAGGCACTGGCCCAGCGGGCCTTGTCCGAGGGACGCCCCGTCTTCGGCCACTTCGAGACCGAGTCCACGGCCGTCTACCTCGCGCTGGGCACCCCGTCGTCGGAGGTGCTGTGGGTGGTGGGCTCGCAGGTGCGGCCCTCGTACGGTCCGGTGCTGGAGCTCTTCGCCAAGGTGGTGGGGGCGGCGCTCCTCGACGCGCGGCTGTTGGCGGACGTGGAGCGCAGCCGCTGGGAGCTGTCGTCCGTGGCCGAGGTGGCGCGCTTCGTCGCGCTGCCCGAGCCTCCCTCACCCGAGGACTTCCTCGCGCGGCTGTCGCTGCTGGTGGGCGCGGAGGCCGTGGTGTTGTACGGGGCGGACTCGCCGGAGGGGCCCTTCGGGCTCGTGGCGCAGGTGGGGCTGGAGCCGGCCCTGGTGGAGGCGCTCCCCATGCCGCGGGGGGAGTGGCTGTCGACGGAGATGTCGGCTCGGGACGTGGTGCTCTCCAGCGAGGCGGAGGAGCGCGAGTGGAGCGCGCGGTCCGCGGGCCGTCTGGTCCGCAGCGCGGCGGTGCCGCTGTTGCTGGGAGGTCAGCCCGGGGGGCTCTTGCAGGTGCTGCGCGGCGCGAACCCTCCCTTCAGCGCGGAGGAGCAGCGGCTGCTGGGCACGCTGGCCGAGCTGTTGATGATGTTGCTGGAGCAGCGCCGGCTGCGGGCCGAGTCCGCGCGCCAGCTGACCGACTCGCGCCTGCTGTTGGATCTGGCGCGCACCACCGCCGCCACGCTGGAGGTGGCGAGCATCCTGGACGTGGCCTCGGACTTCCTCGTCAAGCTGCTGGACGTCTCCAACTGCTTCATCCTGCTGCATGACGAGCAGGCGGGGGTGCTGCGGGGGGCCGCGGCCTCCGTCACCCATCGCGACTTCTTCCGGGGCCTGGTGGTGCCGGTGGATGACCCCGAGAGCCTCGCGGCGCGCGTGGCGCGTGAGCGCCGGTCCATCTCCGTGCCGGACCTGTCGAAGGTCGGGGCCATCGGGCGGCGCTCGCTCGTGCAGCAGCTCGGGCAGAAGGCGATGCTGGCGCTGCCGCTCACCTCGCGCGAGCAGCTCATCGGCGTGGTGTTGCTGGACGACATCCGCCGGCCCCGGCTCTTCCCCACGGCGTTCATCGAACTGGCCGAGGCCACGTGCGGGCAGATCGCCCTGGCGATCACCAACGCGCGTCTGTACGAGTCGCTGTGGGCGTCCTACGCGGAGCTGGCCGCCGCGCGCGCGGAGATGGTCAAGCGCGAGCGCCTGGCGGCCCTGGGCGAGCTGTCGGCCATCGTGGCCCACGAGGTGCGCAATCCCCTGGGCGCCATCTTCAACGCCGTGGCCTCGTTGCGCCACCTGCTCAAGCCGGATGGCGACACGGCCATGCTCCTGGACATCCTCGCGGAGGAGAGTGACCGGTTGGACCGGATGGTGAGCGATCTGCTCGACTACACGCGGCCGCGCGAGCCCATGCGCCAGCTCGAGGACGTGTCGCGCATGCTGCAGGACGCGGTGGAGGCGGCGTGGAAGCAGCAGGGCAGCCCGAGCCACATCACGCCCACCATCGAAGTGGAGCCGCAGCTGCCCCGGGTGCCGTTGGATCGGCGCCACATCCGCCAGGTGCTCATCAACATGCTGGTCAACGCCATGCAGGCGATGCCCCAGGGCGGCGGGGTGCGGGTGCTCGCCCGCCGCGAGCTGCATGAGGACCGGGAGCTCTTGCGCATCGACGTGGTGGACCAGGGGTGCGGCATTCCCACCGAGCTCATCCACCGCGTCTTCGAGCCCTTCTTCACCACCAAGGCCCAAGGCACCGGATTGGGGCTCGCGGTGGTCAAACGCATCATCGAGGAGCACCACGGGGAGCTCTCCCTGGAGAGCACTCTGGGCCGTGGCACGACCTTCTCCATCCGTCTCCCCCTCAACCAGCCGACGAGTCCGCCGTGA
- a CDS encoding sigma-54-dependent transcriptional regulator, translating into MDDQRNMRATTALLLRSEGYFVLEAATGEEALQILSGGRVELMLTDLKMEPMDGLTLLKKALEVSPRLQVIMMTAFGSIESAVEAMRQGAFDYVTKPFKEGELRYRVERAQERARLQATVDMLAGEFNERHGLSALVGRSPAMLELTSRLMRVAQSDATVLVQGESGTGKELVARAVHAHSRRKALPFVPVNCAAISESLLESELFGHAKGAFTGAVRARRGLVEEADGGTLFIDEVTETTPAFQSKLLRTLQDGEVRRVGESTAVKVDVRIVAATNRDIELEVQEKRFRQDLYYRLNVVTLRVPPLRERLEDVPALAEHFLKRANARSPNPKRLSATAVEHLMGHSFPGNVRELENLVEQAAALSEGEELLPEDFPLRPNARVGGALGAPPAPLTTDASSRVPTLAEAVEEAERRAIAQALERYAMDLGRVAEELAVSSTTLWRKMKRLNLRPPGGEHRE; encoded by the coding sequence GTGGATGACCAGCGCAACATGCGCGCCACCACCGCGCTGCTCCTGCGCTCCGAGGGCTACTTCGTGCTCGAGGCCGCCACGGGCGAGGAGGCACTGCAGATCCTGTCGGGCGGCCGCGTGGAGCTGATGCTGACCGACCTGAAGATGGAGCCCATGGATGGGCTCACCCTGCTCAAGAAGGCGCTGGAGGTGTCGCCTCGCCTGCAGGTCATCATGATGACGGCGTTCGGCTCCATCGAGAGCGCCGTGGAGGCCATGCGCCAGGGGGCGTTCGACTACGTCACCAAGCCCTTCAAGGAAGGGGAGCTGCGCTACCGGGTGGAGCGGGCGCAGGAGCGGGCGCGGTTGCAGGCCACGGTGGACATGCTGGCCGGCGAGTTCAACGAGCGTCACGGCTTGAGCGCGCTGGTGGGCCGCAGTCCGGCGATGCTCGAGCTGACGTCGAGGCTGATGCGCGTGGCGCAGAGTGACGCCACGGTGCTGGTGCAGGGCGAGAGCGGCACGGGCAAGGAGCTCGTCGCGCGCGCGGTGCACGCGCACAGCCGGCGCAAGGCCCTGCCCTTCGTGCCCGTCAACTGCGCCGCCATTTCCGAGTCGCTGTTGGAGAGCGAGCTGTTCGGCCACGCCAAGGGCGCCTTCACGGGCGCGGTGCGGGCCCGCCGGGGTCTGGTGGAGGAGGCGGACGGGGGCACGCTCTTCATCGACGAGGTGACGGAGACGACGCCCGCCTTCCAGTCCAAGCTGCTGCGCACGCTGCAGGACGGCGAGGTGCGGCGCGTGGGCGAGTCCACCGCGGTGAAGGTGGACGTGCGCATCGTCGCCGCCACCAACCGGGACATCGAGTTGGAGGTGCAGGAGAAGCGCTTCCGGCAGGATCTCTACTACCGGCTCAACGTGGTGACCCTGCGGGTGCCTCCGCTGCGCGAGCGGCTGGAGGACGTGCCCGCGCTGGCCGAGCACTTCCTCAAGCGCGCCAATGCGCGCAGCCCCAACCCCAAGCGCCTGTCGGCGACGGCGGTGGAGCACCTGATGGGCCACAGCTTCCCGGGCAACGTCCGGGAGCTGGAGAACCTGGTGGAGCAGGCGGCGGCGCTGTCCGAGGGCGAGGAGCTGCTCCCGGAGGACTTTCCCCTGCGCCCCAATGCCCGAGTGGGTGGGGCCCTGGGGGCGCCGCCCGCGCCGCTCACCACGGACGCGAGTTCCCGCGTGCCCACGCTGGCCGAGGCGGTGGAGGAGGCCGAGCGGCGGGCGATCGCCCAGGCCTTGGAGCGCTACGCGATGGATCTGGGCCGCGTGGCCGAGGAGCTGGCCGTCTCCTCCACCACGCTGTGGCGGAAGATGAAGCGCCTCAACCTCCGTCCACCTGGAGGAGAACATCGGGAGTGA